One Etheostoma spectabile isolate EspeVRDwgs_2016 chromosome 12, UIUC_Espe_1.0, whole genome shotgun sequence genomic window carries:
- the LOC116699305 gene encoding LOW QUALITY PROTEIN: macrophage mannose receptor 1-like (The sequence of the model RefSeq protein was modified relative to this genomic sequence to represent the inferred CDS: inserted 1 base in 1 codon) — protein sequence MLTMKTTCTALVLLIQTLQCLASDDSPFQLTNKVTGFCLLKQFKYCFDIRWTTGDRLLVSWTNKCLGVQGKSVGSEISLYNCDETSDLQKWECKNGTVLALKDQELYIELIADNTAVLSNTIGPNNHLTISGTSSGACTRTYRELYTIGGNANGRPCMFPFVYKDQWYSACTTTDSENLPWCAIQTKYEHELWGYCPTYSRDNWSKHPSGAYYQLNTEAALTWPQAEASCKQQGASLLSITDPNEKAYITALLGTAGRGQGDKLWTGLIRNPEHGWKWSNGSPYRYLNWDSGHPLPNPGHHCALVDGAVQYSWQSSSCTKKLGYICYSAGPVAPPTEAVETGFCSSPWIPYNGHCFHLQRTQKTWSDAQKACRKEGGDLVSIRNVEDQSFVISQLGYASTDELWIGLNDKKTEGLFDWIDHSAVSFTSWEFGKPAVFTDQEDCVLIRGENGNWADRMCDEKHGFICMKMSASEPSGDEVEQNVGCKIGWKRHGSYCYFVGTKTKTFDEAKEDCKSSDSYLADVSNGVDNAFLISLVGMRPEKYFWLGLSTQKDTDQFVWTNTDSVRFTHWNAQMPGHQQGCVAMATGFLAGLWDVMPCTNKIKYICKHLAEGAVLTPAPPTPPPVCADGWKKLPTRNFCYKLFPESSSKKRTWYEARDYCRAIGGDLLSIHNDIDQRIGRRSGTVWIGLSAPDPGTGYVWSDGSAVNFQHWRDGEPNNRNNVDSCAEFLPHLQLRQGSWNSVHCEKYNGWLCQIQAGSTPKAPPDPVTPDYNKTXDGWLEWNGNQYFINSMSMAMDEARSFCQQRHSDLVTINTEAERVFLWKQISQSYETCWIGLKLDLDQTLEWVDGSQVVFLRWDAGQPDFKNYDENCVVMTYSTGFWHDYNCGFEHKSICKRSGSPPANATVAPTVAPKGVCPPNWKKFKSKCYRIFNDQNVTWREARKQCQDMGGNLASIPSRHVEVFLMTQMAETPTTTDVWIGLHRTNTRAFFWTDGRPRQYVNLDLVSGKNLNTIVFSILEAYRSWRDGRLQPITLSAERLIQFSHYFLSSVLPQEQCVVIKSDYSVGIGKWIPKSCNDKNGFVCLRNTDPSLQDSPEPTTSTNYVRIFNDSIKVVTQQMNWDVAKKHCEGDGAKLASLRNKWSQAYVELLALNLNAPLWIGLNKVQTNGHFIFIDGWRMSFSHWGNNEPSGDRPCVYVDLDGKWKTADCNQTMNSVCMRSTDLPPTESSGFPGVCPEDLDTSITNKHYFWLPFKGYCYIFFTEEKLWADASTSCIRHGGSLASIEDPFEQEFVQSNANMFKDSHTSFWIGMFQTHKGEWLWLDKTVMDYTNWAEGIPGYRSYGGISASTGKWNAGHPWYRRPYICKTAKVLPPIPPTSLPAVLDLRHRGRIALAVVVVITGIATGLVIAFFLFKKFTRRLPIPDMLTTFDNPVFFSNEWSQPNVVDTNKHVENVKEKSPEPLVTQK from the exons ATGCTAACAATGAAGACAACTTGCACAGCCTTGGTACTTCTCATCCAAACATTACAATGTTTGGCCTCAGATG ATTCACCATTTCAACTAACTAACAAGGTGACTGGTTTTTGTTTGCTTAAACAATTCAAATACTGCTTTGACATACGCTGGACAACTGGTGACCGACTACTGGTTTCCTGGACAAATAAGTGCCTGGGAGTCCAGGGGAAAAGTGTGGGAAGTGAAATAAGCCTCTACAATTGTGATGAAACCAGCGACCTCCAAAAGTGGGAATGCAAGAATGGAACAGTGCTCGCCCTCAAAGACCAAGAGCTTTACATTGAGCTCATTGCAGATAACACAGCAGTTCTCTCCAACACTATAGGACCCAATAACCACCTCACTATTTCAGGGACCTCCAGTGGTGCTTGTACAAGAACATACAGAG AACTTTATACTATTGGAGGAAATGCAAATGGTAGGCCCTGCATGTTTCCCTTCGTGTACAAAGACCAGTGGTACTCAGCCTGCACTACCACTGACTCAGAAAATCTCCCTTGGTGTGCAATTCAAACTAAATATGAACACGAACTATGGGGCTACTGCCCAACTTACT CCAGAGATAACTGGAGCAAACACCCATCAGGAGCGTATTACCAGCTCAACACAGAGGCAGCGCTGACTTGGCCCCAGGCTGAAGCCAGCTGTAAACAGCAGGGGGCCTCCCTGCTCAGTATCACGGATCCTAATGAGAAGGCTTACATCACAG caCTACTAGGGACAGCGGGCAGGGGACAGGGGGACAAGCTTTGGACTGGGCTGATTCGGAACCCAGAACATGGCTGGAAGTGGTCTAATGGAAGCCCTTATCGTTACCTGAATTGGGACTCAG GACATCCACTTCCTAATCCGGGACACCACTGTGCACTTGTTGATGGTGCTGTACAGTACTCCTGGCAAAGTTCATCATGCACCAAGAAACTGGGGTACATCTGCTACAGTGCAGGACCTGTGGCTCCTCCTACTGAAG CTGTTGAGACAGGATTTTGTTCAAGCCCTTGGATTCCCTACAATGGCCACTGCTTCCACCTCCAACGTACTCAGAAAACATGGTCTGATGCTCAGAAAGCGTGTCGCAAAGAAGGAGGGGACCTAGTCAGCATCCGCAATGTGGAGGACCAAAGCTTTGTCATCTCTCAACTTGGCTATG CATCCACGGATGAACTTTGGATTGGACTGAATGACAAGAAGACAGAGGGGCTGTTTGACTGGATTGACCACTCAGCTGTCAGCTTTACCAGCTGGGAGTTTGGGAAACCTGCTGTCTTTACTGACCAAGAAGACTGTGTTCTCATTAGGGGAGAG AATGGGAACTGGGCTGACCGTATGTGTGACGAGAAACATGGTTTCATTTGTATGAAGATGAGTGCCTCTGAACCCTCTGGAGATGAAGTGGAGCAGAATGTAGGCTGCAAAATT GGATGGAAAAGACATGGGTCCTACTGCTACTTTGTAGGAACGAAGACAAAGACGTTTGATGAAGCCAAAGAGGACTGCAAGAGCTCAGATTCATACTTAGCTGATGTTTCAAATGG GGTGGATAATGCCTTCCTCATCAGCTTGGTGGGGATGAGACCAGAGAAGTACTTCTGGCTAGGCCTCTCAACCCAGAAAGACACTGATCAGTTTGTGTGGACCAACACAGACTCAGTGAGGTTTACTCACTGGAACGCTCAAATGCCAG GTCACCAACAGGGCTGCGTTGCCATGGCAACTGGTTTTTTGGCTGGCTTATGGGATGTTATGCCATGCACAAATAAGATCAAATACATTTGCAAACACCTGGCAGAGGGGGCTGTTTTAACGCCTGCACCACCAACTCCTCCCCCTGTATGTGCTGACGGCTGGAAAAAACTACCAACAAGAAACTTCTGCTATAAG CTGTTTCCAGAGTCCTCTTCAAAGAAGAGGACGTGGTATGAGGCCAGAGATTACTGCAGGGCCATCGGAGGAGACCTGCTCAGCATCCACAATGATATTGACCAAAGAATTGGAAGACG CTCAGGAACAGTCTGGATTGGACTTAGTGCCCCTGACCCAGGAACCGGTTACGTATGGAGCGATGGATCCGCA GTAAACTTCCAACACTGGAGGGACGGAGAGCCAAATAATAGAAATAATGTGGACTCTTGTGCTGAATTTCTACCACATCTGCAGCTTCGGCAAGGGTCTTGGAACAGTGTGCATTGTGAGAAGTACAATGGATGGCTGTGTCAGATCCAAGCAG GGTCAACTCCAAAGGCACCTCCAGACCCCGTCACTCCTG aCTACAATAAGA TCGATGGGTGGCTAGAATGGAATGGGAATCAGTATTTTATTAACAGTATGTCGATGGCCATGGACGAAGCTCGTAGCTTCTGCCAACAGAGGCATAGTGACTTGGTAACTATCAACACCGAAGCTGAACGGGTCTTTTTGTGGAAACAG ATATCCCAAAGTTATGAAACTTGCTGGATAGGTCTGAAACTAGATCTTGATCAAACGCTTGA GTGGGTGGATGGTTCTCAAGTGGTGTTTCTGAGGTGGGATGCAGGTCAGCCTGATTTCAAGAACTATGATGAGAACTGTGTTGTCATGACGTATTCTACTG GGTTCTGGCATGATTATAATTGTGGGTTTGAGCACAAGTCCATTTGTAAACGCAGTGGATCACCACCTGCCAATGCCACTGTGGCACCTACAGTGGCCCCTAAAGGTGTCTGCCCACCCAACtggaaaaaatttaaatcaaag TGTTACAGAATCTTTAATGACCAAAATGTAACATGGCGTGAAGCGAGGAAACAATGCCAAGATATGGGTGGAAACTTGGCCTCAATTCCCTCCAGACATGTGGAAG tttttttgatgACTCAAATGGCTGAAACACCTACTACTACAGACGTTTGGATTGGTTTGCACAGAACAAATACACGTGCGTTTTTCTGGACTGATGGGCGACCAAGGCAATACGTCAACTTGGATTTAGTAAGTGGAAAGAATCTCAATA CAATTGTTTTCAGCATCCTGGAGGCATACAGGTCCTGGAGAGATGgcagattgcagccaatcaccCTCTCAGCAGAGCGGTTGATACAGTTTTCTCACTACTTTCTCTCTTCTGTGCTTCCACAGGAACAGTGTGTTGTAATCAAAAGTGATTATTCAGTTGGTATTGGGAAATGGATACCAAAGTCCTGCAATGACAAAAATGGATTTGTCTGTCTTCGAAATACTG ACCCATCCCTCCAGGACTCCCCAGAACCAACAACATCTACCAACTATGTCAGAATATTCAATGACTCTATCAAGGTTGTTACACAACAAATGAACTGGGATGTAGCCAAAAAGCACTGCGAAGGTGATGGTGCCAAACTGGCTAGCCTGCGAAACAAGTGGTCACAGGCCTATGTTGAGCTGCTGGCTTTGAATCTCAACGCTCCTCTATGGATTGGACTGAACAAAGTGCAG ACCAATGGGcatttcatatttattgatgGCTGGCGCATGAGCTTTTCTCACTGGGGTAACAATGAGCCAAGTGGCGACCGACCTTGTGTCTACGTAGATCTGGATGGAAAATGGAAGACTGCTGACTGCAATCAGACCATGAACAGTGTTTGTATGAGGTCTACAG ATTTGCCACCAACAGAGTCCAGTGGTTTTCCGGGAGTTTGCCCTGAAGATCTAGATACATCAATTACGAACAAGCATTACTTCTGGCTACCATTTAAAGGTTACTGTTACATATTTTTCACAGAAGAAAAACTGTGGGCAGATGCATCTACTAGCTGTATAAGACATG GTGGATCCCTAGCCAGTATTGAAGATCCCTTTGAGCAAGAATTTGTTCAAAGCAATGCAAACATGTTTAAAGACAGCCACACTTCGTTTTGGATTGGCATGTTTCAAACTCACAAAG GGGAATGGTTGTGGTTGGACAAAACAGTCATGGACTACACTAACTGGGCTGAAGGTATCCCTGGTTATCGCAGCTACGGAGGGATTAGCGCTTCAACTGGGAAGTGGAATGCAGGCCATCCGTGGTATCGTAGACCATACATTTGCAAAACAGCCAAag tATTACCACCAATACCTCCAACATCATTACCTGCTG TACTTGATCTTCGTCACCGTGGCCGCATAGCTTTGGCAGTTGTTGTGGTCATTACTGGAATTGCCACCGGGTTAGTCATAGCCTTCTTCCTCTTCAAGAAGTTCACTCGTCGCTTACCCATTCCTGACATGTTAACCACCTTTGACAACCCAGTCTTCTTCAGCAATGAGTGGTCACAGCCTAATGTGGTTGACACCAATAAACATGTAGAGAACGTAAAGGAAAAGAGCCCTGAGCCCCTTGTAACACAAAAATGA